From Camelina sativa cultivar DH55 chromosome 20, Cs, whole genome shotgun sequence, the proteins below share one genomic window:
- the LOC104770733 gene encoding WD repeat-containing protein RUP2-like: MNTLHPYKQQRQEQEQEQEEEARHEWDLSLSTVVSSSSSSASDVIGAIEFDPTDNIVATAGISRKIRFYGLPSLLRNSATVVVVGGGVSFVDQATACEYYICTPAKLSSLRWRPGSGGRVIGSGDYDGVVTEYDLEKRTPVFERDEHGGRRVWSVDYTRHGGVSAIGASGSDDGTMQVWDPRCPPEESLGVVRPAGICRSAVCCVEFDPSGGPAVAVGCADRKGYIYDMRKLVDPALTLQGHNKTVSYVRFLDGGTVVTAGTDGCLKLWSVEDGSVIRTYEGHVNSRNFVGLSVWRNGALFGCRSENNKVFVYDKRWGKPVWVDGFEPVGMNSGSDKRFVSSVCWRQSGVDQCTLVAGGSDGVLQVYVGKRKPCYYSP, from the coding sequence ATGAACACTCTCCATCCTTACAAGCAGCAacgacaagaacaagaacaagaacaagaagaagaagctagacACGAATGGGATCTTTCTCTCTCCACCGTcgtctcttcctcctcctcctccgcctccgaCGTTATCGGTGCTATTGAGTTCGATCCCACTGATAACATCGTCGCTACCGCCGGAATTTCTAGAAAGATTCGTTTTTACGGCCTCCCTTCTCTCTTACGTAACAGCGCcaccgtcgtcgtcgtcggaGGAGGCGTTTCTTTCGTCGATCAAGCCACCGCCTGCGAGTACTACATCTGTACGCCGGCGAAGCTCAGTAGTCTACGGTGGAGACCCGGGTCGGGCGGTCGGGTCATAGGTTCGGGAGATTATGACGGCGTAGTGACCGAGTACGATCTCGAGAAGAGAACGCCGGTGTTCGAAAGGGACGAGCACGGTGGCCGACGCGTTTGGAGCGTTGATTACACGCGTCACGGCGGCGTGTCCGCTATAGGCGCGTCTGGATCGGACGACGGGACCATGCAGGTGTGGGATCCGAGGTGTCCGCCGGAGGAATCTTTAGGCGTCGTACGGCCGGCGGGGATATGCCGGAGCGCCGTTTGTTGCGTCGAGTTCGATCCTTCCGGCGGACCAGCTGTGGCTGTCGGCTGCGCTGATCGGAAAGGGTACATTTACGATATGAGAAAACTCGTTGACCCGGCGTTGACTCTGCAAGGACACAACAAAACGGTGTCGTATGTGAGGTTCCTCGACGGTGGCACGGTGGTGACGGCAGGCACGGACGGGTGTCTGAAGCTGTGGAGCGTGGAGGACGGGAGCGTGATTCGGACGTACGAAGGGCACGTGAACAGTAGAAACTTCGTGGGGTTATCAGTGTGGAGAAACGGCGCGCTGTTTGGTTGCAGATCGGAGAACAACAAGGTGTTCGTGTACGATAAGAGGTGGGGGAAGCCGGTATGGGTAGACGGGTTCGAACCGGTTGGTATGAATTCTGGGTCGGATAAGCGGTTCGTGAGTAGCGTCTGCTGGAGGCAATCAGGTGTGGACCAGTGCACGCTAGTGGCTGGGGGATCTGATGGAGTATTACAGGTTTACGTGGGCAAAAGAAAGCCATGTTACTATTCtccttaa
- the LOC104770734 gene encoding 40S ribosomal protein S11-3, producing the protein MAEQTEKAFLKQPKVFLSSKKSGKGKRPGKGGNRFWKNIGLGFKTPREAIEGAYIDKKCPFTGTVSVRGRILAGTCHSAKMQRTIIVRRNYLHFVKKYQRYEKRHSNIPAHVSPCFRVKEGDHVIIGQCRPLSKTVRFNVLKVIPAGASAFGKKAFTGV; encoded by the exons ATGGCTGAGCAA ACTGAGAAAGCTTTTCTTAAGCAGCCCAAGGTTTTCCTAAG CTCGAAGAAATCTGGGAAAGGAAAGAGACCTGGAAAGGGTGGAAACCGTTTCTGGAAGAACATTGGTTTGGGTTTCAAGACCCCTCGTGAAGCCAttgaag GAGCTTACATTGACAAGAAATGTCCATTCACTGGAACTGTTTCTGTGAGAGGACGTATCTTAGCTGGTACTTGCCACAGCGCCAAGATGCAGAGGACCATCATTGTCCGTAGGAATTATCTCCACTTTGTGAAGAAGTATCAACG ATATGAGAAGAGACACTCCAATATCCCTGCTCATGTCTCACCGTGCTTCCGTGTCAAGGAAGGCGATCATGTCATCATTGGCCAATGCAG GCCGTTGTCCAAGACTGTCAGGTTCAATGTGCTGAAGGTGATCCCAGCGGGTGCATCTGCCTTTGGAAAGAAGGCATTCACTGGAGTCTAA